Below is a genomic region from Anguilla anguilla isolate fAngAng1 chromosome 18, fAngAng1.pri, whole genome shotgun sequence.
ATTTCACTCGCTTTCATTTTTGTAACATGAGCTCCTAGTGGTGGTAGATGTTTTATACGATATTAACACCTCATAAAACATGGTGTTTTACTTCATTGTGTGGTTGTGCGAAGCACCGCATTGACATCAGTTACATCAGTACAGAGTTGTCAAACTTTGGTTTTGTGTAGGTTTGTTTTTGCACCAACCAGTTACCCCTGGCTTAATGCTTGGGTCTTAACGCAGGTCAAATTCCACTGATGCTCTCATATGCCGTCTTTAGCTGCaggagcattttttttgttgcaaaaatggaaaattgagTAAAAAGTTTGTCTAACTAAGGCATTATATCATTTTTCCCAAACAAATTACGGGCTTGAAGCTAAGTTTCATAATGTTGAATTAATGGGATAAAATTGTTGATTAATTGATGTTTGATACTTTGAAATTGGGGCTATGCAAATTTTGATAATGGCAGCAGCGAGAATCATTTGAGAACTGAGAGAtgtgcatttttctttaaatgagaACCTCATTTGGGCTGTTTCTTCCAAATAAGGTGaaacaaaatactgaaaaaatgccTTAGCTTTGCATGGTTCTGTGGTACCAGACAGTACCATTTGCTGCAGCTTATTTTAAGCTCGTAAATTTGCCTTTCGCTCAGGAGCTCAAGTTGCCAACCTACAAAGGGCAGTCTCCCCAACTCACCCTCAGGAGGTACTTTGCAGATCTAATTGCCATTGTGAGTAATCGCTTCAGGCTTTGCCCCACGGCAAGGCACCTGGCTGTCTACCTGCTGGACCTGGTCATGGATCGCTATGATATCTCTGTGCAGCAGCTGCACGTGGTTGCCCTCTCCTGCCTGCTTCTTGCCAGTAAGTACAGGACACGACGAGTCAAGTCTCTCATCGTCACCAAAAGTCAAGTCATAATCTTTCTTAAATCCagtccttttctgttttctaaTCATCTGAAGATTTGATACTATGTGATCACCTGTTTGATCTGCTTAGAAAAATGGACAGCattctgcatttttcattttcattctttgtaGTAGCAGTCTATGGTAGTCCGTATCAGTGGTTTCCAGAATTTCTGAGCCCAGAAACCGCTTGAAGAGTGAATGCCCCACCAAATTGTCTTGCATTCATATAGGAGAGTGAATGCTTTGATCATTCATCACCGCAGCTGTGCAGTGGCTTACAAAGGTGTTCAGACCCTCCCTATGTTgtcatattttgtgaaattatagaaaactataatataatataaaaactacagaaaaaaactgaaatataagcATTgaataagtattcagacccttttaCTGTGGCAAACCTTAATCAATTCTGGTGTAACAAATTACCTTAACGAGCCACCCAATTAGCTGAAtggcctctgtctgtgtgcaatAATAGTGGTTCAGAATAAACAATAGTAGATCTCATGTGTCTGTATTGAATTTGAAGCAAAGACTTAACCATGAAGACCAAGGAGCTTCCAAGGTAAGTCTCTGAACATCCCTGTGAGTACCGTTTACACCATGACATCGTGACATGGAAGAAGCATCATACCACGCACAAGCACTGCCTAGATCAGGCTGTCTCTCCAAGCTGAGCAGTCAAGCAAACGGGTAACTGGTAACTGACGCGACTGTGAGGTCAACAACAGCTTTGAAAGGGATCAGTGACTGAGATGGGAGAAAATGTGCTTTACTGCTTTTGTTGTCATCAGCATGTCAAACATGAATTGTGCAACCGCTTTGTGACAAAGTCAGTGGCTCTCACTGTTTGTGTTCAAACTGTTGTTCCTGTTAACTGAATATTAATAGTACTATTAATGtcagaataacaataataataatgatgtgtAATTCCAGGTAAGTTTGAAGAAAGGGAGGATCGTGTCCCTAAGCTGGACATGCTCAACAGCCTGGACTGCATGAGCTCCATGAATCTTGTGCTGACCAAGCAGAGCCTGCTGCACATGGAGCTTCTCCTGCTGGAGACCTTTCAGTGGAACCTGTACCTGCCCACCGCCGCCCACTTCATCGAGTACTACCTGTCCATTACCGTCCAGGAGTCCGACCTGCACGGCGGCTGGCCGGTGGCCAGCCTGGAGAAGACGAGCCTGTATGTGGCCAAGTACGCCGACTACTTCCTGGAGGTGTCACTCCAAGGTGGGCCCCGCCTCTCTGTGGTTTTGTACTCTTTGTATTTAAAGAGCGATTATTAAGCCAATGTCATTAATGGTCCAAAGAAggggaattaaaaataaatccgcTCCTCAGGACATGATGCGCGCGAGTAGTACTCTTGGGGGGTAGGGGAGGTAGATTTAGGAAACGTAGAAACGATTGCCTAAAACAGTTTTGAACTTGGCGtctttgattggctgaggcGCTGTTCCAAACCCAGTCCGACACGGGATATCTCCCCTCctgtcctctttctctccagaCCAGGTGTTCCTGAGCTACGCCCCGTCGCTGGTGGCTGCAGCGTGCGTGGCTTCCTCTCGGGTCGTCCTGCGCCTGTCCCCCACCTGGCCGTCCCGTCTCCAGCGCCTCACGGTGTACTCCTGGGATCACCTGTCAGCCTGCGCTGAGCGCCTCCTCATGTGAGTGTCGTCTGCCTGCCCCTTGTGTTACCTTGTGTTAGACTGGTCTTACAAACAAAGCTTGGCCAGTCTAGTCATTTAGGTCTTAAATAGTTTCATGCAGTCCGATGCTTGTGTTAATAGAAAGCTGTTAGTTTGCTGAATGAAAGCCACCAGTAGGCAGGGAACACTCATGACGGTAGTCTGCTCCTTGATTGGCTGGCACTGCTGCCCATTCAGTGCTCCTTACTGCACATCCCTGCTATCTCTGAATTTAAAGGACAGTCCtgcgttttttcttttctttctttttcagtgcCCATGACAACGATGTGAAAGAGGCCAACAGGCAGAAGCACCAGCAgcccagcccccagcccagcCAGGCGCTGTTCCCCGTGCAGGGACAGGTGTCCACCGTGCCCCATt
It encodes:
- the ccnj gene encoding cyclin-J isoform X3; translated protein: MDRYDISVQQLHVVALSCLLLASKFEEREDRVPKLDMLNSLDCMSSMNLVLTKQSLLHMELLLLETFQWNLYLPTAAHFIEYYLSITVQESDLHGGWPVASLEKTSLYVAKYADYFLEVSLQDQVFLSYAPSLVAAACVASSRVVLRLSPTWPSRLQRLTVYSWDHLSACAERLLIAHDNDVKEANRQKHQQPSPQPSQALFPVQGQVSTVPHYLPRPAQHFPQQPCQPVPGSTHGSAPFMPHLNTQQSGAQSHGHLQPVGHAHSAPLDAKPSVPFNRGYQVNTHYTCAPPCFDR
- the ccnj gene encoding cyclin-J isoform X1; the encoded protein is MELEVEWWKGQLAGDIYQALRYKELKLPTYKGQSPQLTLRRYFADLIAIVSNRFRLCPTARHLAVYLLDLVMDRYDISVQQLHVVALSCLLLASKFEEREDRVPKLDMLNSLDCMSSMNLVLTKQSLLHMELLLLETFQWNLYLPTAAHFIEYYLSITVQESDLHGGWPVASLEKTSLYVAKYADYFLEVSLQDQVFLSYAPSLVAAACVASSRVVLRLSPTWPSRLQRLTVYSWDHLSACAERLLIAHDNDVKEANRQKHQQPSPQPSQALFPVQGQVSTVPHYLPRPAQHFPQQPCQPVPGSTHGSAPFMPHLNTQQSGAQSHGHLQPVGHAHSAPLDAKPSVPFNRGYQVNTHYTCAPPCFDR
- the ccnj gene encoding cyclin-J isoform X2; the encoded protein is MLSSDGVILLSELKLPTYKGQSPQLTLRRYFADLIAIVSNRFRLCPTARHLAVYLLDLVMDRYDISVQQLHVVALSCLLLASKFEEREDRVPKLDMLNSLDCMSSMNLVLTKQSLLHMELLLLETFQWNLYLPTAAHFIEYYLSITVQESDLHGGWPVASLEKTSLYVAKYADYFLEVSLQDQVFLSYAPSLVAAACVASSRVVLRLSPTWPSRLQRLTVYSWDHLSACAERLLIAHDNDVKEANRQKHQQPSPQPSQALFPVQGQVSTVPHYLPRPAQHFPQQPCQPVPGSTHGSAPFMPHLNTQQSGAQSHGHLQPVGHAHSAPLDAKPSVPFNRGYQVNTHYTCAPPCFDR